In Thunnus thynnus chromosome 4, fThuThy2.1, whole genome shotgun sequence, the DNA window GCAAAGGGGTCCTCCTCCTTGATGAGTTGCTGTAAGATTGACATGCCTTTTATGGGAAAGTCCTTGTTGCATTTACCCTCATCTAAAATGGATGAGCTGCTGTTTGTAATGACAGTGGTGCTGGTGCTTACAGTTGGGGATTTGCTGGCATGGTTCAGGTTGGGGACACTGTCATTACAAGTAGTACTGGGGTATTCACTGCTAATACTGCTGTTGTTGGTCTTGTGAATGTAGTTGTTGCGTTCGTCGTCGGCCTTTGCGGCATGGGCCTGCTCTTGTGGACTGATGACGCCGCTGTTATGATTGTTACAGGTGACGTTGGATTTGCTGGTGTTATTGATGATCACTTGACTCTTGGTAATGTTTGAACCTTCCAATCCAATtgataaactgttgtttttgacGTTTGACAGTTTGCCGTTGGTGTCAGCAACACAGTGCTCATCATTATTGCTAATGTTGGTAGAGCAAGTGGCGATGCTGTTGATGCGGTTGGTCGGGCTGCTGTTGTTCACCGGTTTCCTGGTGACAGTCTCACCACCATTACTACTGCTGGAatagctgctgatgctgctgctactactgcaactactgctgctactgctgcttcGACTGCTGCTGGTGCTACTGACACAAACGCTGCTTCCAGCCATGTCCAGGCCGTGGCCATTGCTCTTGTCTGGCTCCACAGTGGGCTGAGTATTCTTGGTCAGTACCTGTGTTGTTCTGACTATGGGTTGAAACTTCTGGGGGACAATTGGAGTAGAATACGAGACCCTTGTGACATGGGGATTGGTTGACATGCTGGCCTGTGTGGCTATGACTCCACTGGGCCTAGTTTTTATACTGCCATAGGGAACTTTGGCCATCTGAAAGTTTGGTCCTTTTGAGCCTGGATGGGCTGTGACAGTGTGGTGGGTAACAATGTGATTGACGTGCCGTTGTGTAGCAGGTTGCTTTTGAGGTGCTCCACCTTGGAACACGGTATTGAACATCTTCCTCCTGGCCTCTTCGATCTCTTCAGGAGACCAGCTTATGCCCTGCTTGAGCCTTTGGGCAGTAAACCACAGTTTGATCTGCTCTTCAGGGAACTCTGAGACCACCGTTAGGTAGCAGAGTTCTGCTTTGGTCGGGTAAGGAAACTTGCCAAAGGATGTCTTGAGAAAGCTGCTGGTGTCCATGGCAGCATCGTAGGTGGGGATGCTGCTAAGAGGGATCATCACCTTTGGAAGGTCTTTATTGGAATCAGAAGAGGGGGGAGAGTAAAGGGAGGGAGTGTGCTGGTGAAAGACTTGGTTGGACACTGTCGTCGCAATCACATGAGTGACAGTGGTCCTCGGCATAGCTGGGGCGGCAGAAACACCAAGAGCCCCGTTTTGGAGTTCAGGCACATTTTTCAGCATGCTGGGGTCTACATCCTTTCCAGTGTCTTTCTTCCGTACCTCCACGGTGTGAGAAACCACAATCTTTTTGTGTTCTCCCTTGGCTTTCATTATCTTTGCTATTGGTGTTTTGGTAAGGGAGATCCCAGATTCTCTGTAGTCTTCTCTGCTGTCCGTGAAGAGGCTTTGCTCCACAGTTGTGACTCCGTCCCTCTTGTTGACAGTAAGGGAAGCAGTGACCAGGCCCTCCATTATCTTTGGGTGGGCATTAGCATTATGCAGAGCCAGAGCCTCAAAGCGGACGACTGACACCCCACAGTTCAGGCAGTAGAAGGTGGGCTGGGCTCTGAAGTCTAAGTGGCAGTTGTGCATGTGATCCAAAAAGTAGTTTAGATCTCTGGACTCAAAACGGCATGTTGGACAGCTGTATGTACCTCCTTTCTGCATCTCGCTGCCACATTCAGATTTGGAGGAGCTGTGAGAGAAATGGCCAGACTCTTCTCCAGAGATGCTGAGTATGCTATCTTCTGGGATTGTTGGTAGGAGTTCTGGTAGTGAGCCCAGAATGATTTCCTCACGCACATGTTTGGATTTGGATGGTATCATGCAGGGTACAGTGGATTTCCTCTTGCTGGCCATTGTGCAGCTTTGTGTAGATGGGAGAGTGAGTGATTGGTTGTCCGGTATGATGAGAACAGAGGGCGGGTGGATAGTGGAGAGGGTTGAATGGAGTTTAGTGTCATGGACCAGCCACTATGATATCACAGTGTTGCTTCATGCCTTCTGCCACTGTAGGACTCTTGTCACATGGACAACTTTAACAGCTCCCAGGGAACCTGTGAGGAAAAgagcacaaaaaaagagagattttgtGACTCTTTCAGCACATATTCAATTTaataattacagaaaaaataaaacgcAGTATGATACAGTAAATAGATAGAAAAAAGGGGGCAAAAcatgagaaaagagagaaattattCATCCAACCTGAACATTGTGCAATCgacataaaacatttcatgtgtGAATAGTAGGTTTATAGTTTATgcttacaaaaaataaaaaaaacatatgaattaTTTATACATTGCATATTACTGTAAGCAGAAGAGATAATAGCCCTGCGCAGGGTAATTAGTGTAGGTGGAAATACAGTGTGATAAGTGTAGGTGGTATTTATCAGCAATTACAGCACAGCACTAAAGTAAAAAGTGTAAggcttttcttttcaaaaaaaattaaggttttttttaattaatgtactGAAAAAGGTAAAGTGGCATCAGAGTTCAttaacaaaattattatttatctttttaaattacattcGGCTGATTgccaaaatactgaaaaatattttcctttaaatatatCGAGGGAATCTACAAAGAAAAGGGGCTttcaataatgacagtaattcacacacacacacacacacacacacaccttcaatCAGTGCAGCCTGTCAGTGTTCTGGTTATTTACTTGGATTTTCAGACTTCTGTCTAGCTGTCactttttataaattaaaaaaaaaagagaccatGAAAATCAACATAGCCAGAAATGACAGTCTAATCTCagatatttgttgttttctgtgacTGCTGTCATAGGTTTGGCTCTGCTAATTATTGATGGCATGTGTCCACAGAATTATTTTCAGTAAAGCTTCatcatattaaaatatgtaattaaacTGTTGGTTTGCACTGAGACCAAAGCTAAGGTGGATACAATGTAAATATGACTTGCTGGGTTTCAAATCAGACCTGGGGTCTTTGTTGCCAGATGCCACCTGCCTCCCTCAAGGAAAGAGTTATtatcagtaaataaatattgtccACAGACTACCTCGGGGATTTTGCACCTATTGAGTGGGACGTACTTCACTGCTCCGTATGGATAGCGGCACATGTATCTAACCTTACCAGCTGTTTCACATTGTCTGCAACAaccaaaatatgcaaaattatGCATacaggtttgtgtttgtctgcaaaaaatatttagtaccaatttactgttttttttttttttggtggggtGTCccttttatgtatttaatattacattttttcacatgCACTGGGTTGTACTGTGCTGTCCTTCTTTGGTTTGATATTGTAaagcaaaaacataaattacTTTGCTGTTGAATGAGAGAATTTTACTGCCACACTTAGCTGTAAGCcttatgttttacatttgatgGCATTATGTAGTGACAAGAGGAGAAATCAGGTGActagtatgagtgtgtgtatgtgtgt includes these proteins:
- the zhx3a gene encoding zinc fingers and homeoboxes protein 3; the encoded protein is MASKRKSTVPCMIPSKSKHVREEIILGSLPELLPTIPEDSILSISGEESGHFSHSSSKSECGSEMQKGGTYSCPTCRFESRDLNYFLDHMHNCHLDFRAQPTFYCLNCGVSVVRFEALALHNANAHPKIMEGLVTASLTVNKRDGVTTVEQSLFTDSREDYRESGISLTKTPIAKIMKAKGEHKKIVVSHTVEVRKKDTGKDVDPSMLKNVPELQNGALGVSAAPAMPRTTVTHVIATTVSNQVFHQHTPSLYSPPSSDSNKDLPKVMIPLSSIPTYDAAMDTSSFLKTSFGKFPYPTKAELCYLTVVSEFPEEQIKLWFTAQRLKQGISWSPEEIEEARRKMFNTVFQGGAPQKQPATQRHVNHIVTHHTVTAHPGSKGPNFQMAKVPYGSIKTRPSGVIATQASMSTNPHVTRVSYSTPIVPQKFQPIVRTTQVLTKNTQPTVEPDKSNGHGLDMAGSSVCVSSTSSSRSSSSSSSCSSSSSISSYSSSSNGGETVTRKPVNNSSPTNRINSIATCSTNISNNDEHCVADTNGKLSNVKNNSLSIGLEGSNITKSQVIINNTSKSNVTCNNHNSGVISPQEQAHAAKADDERNNYIHKTNNSSISSEYPSTTCNDSVPNLNHASKSPTVSTSTTVITNSSSSILDEGKCNKDFPIKGMSILQQLIKEEDPFAGDRSCPEMKIDPIKINFKRLKMNEGETTPEILHQEQKSEITEMSASQPSFSPPWGNKNPQQLHILRQVFSSTRWPSSQQYEELSVQTGLPKSEVVRWFSDSRYSHKNGQLKWLETYQRPPAESEEVRGHGDAEAESLKESPAAKKKLVEQDMNKHLEGEAGLNSGQRVVWQDSYSPLLGLIGSEGSGERGRAEESAQPEVLQDPWSERAEDHQQPVASQSLIEQQTDASQARDRLRMELLEV